In Symphalangus syndactylus isolate Jambi chromosome 6, NHGRI_mSymSyn1-v2.1_pri, whole genome shotgun sequence, a genomic segment contains:
- the ADM gene encoding pro-adrenomedullin, with amino-acid sequence MKLISVALMYLGSLAFLGADTARLDVASEFRKKWNKWALSRGKRELRMSSSYPTGLADVKAGPAQTLIRPQDMKGSSRSPEDSSPDAARIRVKRYRQSMNNFQGLRSFGCRFGTCTVQKLAHQIYQFTDKDKDNVAPRSKISPQGYGRRRRRSLPEAGPGRTLMSSKPQAHRAPAPLSGSAPHFL; translated from the exons ATGAAGCTGATTTCCGTCGCCCTGATGTACTTGGGTTCGCTCGCCTTCCTAGGCGCTGACACCGCTCGGCTGGATGTCGCGTCGGAGTTTCGAAAGAA GTGGAATAAGTGGGCTCTGAGTCGTGGGAAGAGGGAACTGCGGATGTCCAGCAGCTACCCCACCGGGCTCGCTGACGTGAAGGCCGGGCCTGCCCAGACTCTTATTCGGCCCCAGGACATGAAGGGTTCTTCTCGAAGCCCCGAAGACAG CAGTCCGGATGCCGCCCGCATCCGAGTCAAGCGCTACCGCCAGAGCATGAACAACTTCCAGGGCCTCCGGAGCTTTGGCTGCCGCTTCGGGACGTGCACGGTGCAGAAGCTGGCACACCAGATCTACCAGTTCACAGACAAGGACAAGGACAACGTCGCCCCCAGGAGCAAGATCAGCCCCCAGGGCTACGGCCGCCGGCGCCGGCGCTCCCTACCCGAGGCCGGACCGGGTCGGACTTTGATGTCTTCCAAGCCACAAGCACACCGGGCTCCAGCCCCCCTGAGTGGAAGTGCTCCCCACTTTCTTTAG